The window ATGGATGAGGTGAAATGTGTGTGGATCGAATATGAAtaacaatttataaatatattcatttatcacccgaaatacatatatacgtataaatatatacatatttactaaaCTATATACGTATACATTTACTTATAACCTTATACACATACATAACAAACTATTGAAAAATGTTATTAAAAATATTGATTGTGAAGATACAACTACGTAAAtactattaaaattcatatatcgtACACATTAAAGTTATTTGAGTTTTTATTTCTTTTTTTGTGACATGTATCAAATCAAAATGCATACAtcaattttaattaaattataataagaATCAAAAAGAGCTCAAAACATGTACGACTAATTAATAATCATAGATTTTACACGTAACATTCATTAATGAGCAAATAGCCGAAAAAAGTAATATAAATGTCAAAAAATTTCAATAAATGTAATATCACTTTTACAGTTAGaccaaaaaaaaattttgattcaatttgatTCGTAAAAAGGATCTTGATTTGAAAAACATTCAAATAAAGGTTAAAATAGACGCATGACATGTTTTACTTTTATGCTAAGTTGCATATTCCACATGTAAACCCTTCATTGTTCGCGGGTGGGGGTTTGATTATTCGAGGTTTTACTTTCTATGTGGGAGTCAATGTACTCGTTCATAGGAGAGTTTCCTCGcttactcaaaaaaaaaaaaaaaaaaaaaaaaaaacttcattgTCACATCATTCTCCGACCATCATCTTTGACAAAATTCCAATCAAAAACGTTTCCGGCCAAGTCAACATCAAAAACAATTAAATTAACCAGCATAACCATCACTGATATTCTCACTACTTATTCCCATTTTTATGTCAATGTCCAATCATTAAAAAATATTCAGCACATGAACCTAGCAAATGCAATTCTTCGATTACGACATTAACAGACGAATCAGAAGAAGTAACAAAAGACGAGTGTCTGCATGTATGTTAGTATGTAAGTGTGTGTAAGTTAGGGTTTCAAAAGATATTAAGTAGCTTGAAAAATCTTCACATGATTGATTAATTTCTGCAAATTTTTTGTTTGATTGTGTAAGTTAAGATTTCGAAGGATATCAAGTTAGTGTTTCAAAAGATAGATAGATACACAATgtctgtatgtatgtatgtatgtatgtgtttgATGGGAAACGGAATTTGTTAGTTACAGGTACGAGTCATCGTCTTCGCTAATGAACTATCTTCTTGTTTGTAATCCTTGTGGCACACGTAATGAAAATTTACATAGTGGAAATTACAACTCATCAAAAAATTTAAGTAAAAATGTCAAAGGTTGATTTGTACCTATCAGAACGTTTTCAAATATCTTTTCTACACACCAAATTAAGGTAAAAATCAATCTTCGCATATTCGATCTTAGCAAACAATCTTCATCTTCCTCATCGCTCTATATTTTTAAAAAAGTCAAAATCAAACTAAGGTTAGTTTGCTTTTTCACTTCCGcaattgttattatataattaatttcaTCATGTCTATTCCTTCTACTCCTTCGTCGATTATTAGCGACAAACTTGTCGATCATGTTAAATCACACATAACCGACGCTAAGATTGCAAAACTCCTTGAGTTTTATCCAATGTTAGCAGACTTTGCACCTTCGGCACCAACACCAGATGAACGTGCCAATAAACCTCCCCCTTGTAAAATAGCAGTTTACGAAGCAACAATGTTTTTTGGAAAATTACGATTTCCTGTTAGTGACTTTTTCCTTGGCATCGTGCAAGCCTACTCAATTGGGTTTGGTCAATTGCATCCATACAACCGATCATGGTTTTTGAAAAGTTCTGTCGCGCTAACAATCAACAACCTCTACTTAGCGTTTTTCAAATTTTTAACATTATTCAACCCATCGATATTGGCTAGTTTACTTTCAAATCACGCTTAGGCTTTATCAAAACACCAAAAGCATCCATTGGTCCATGGAAAAAAGTCTTTTGTTTTTGTTGATGTGTCTGCCGTGAAGGGCATGAATGACACACTTATTTGGAAAAATCCGAGTTAGCAATAGTGTGAATACCCGTCCCTCTCTTGATGATGACGCCAAAAGATTGCTAGCAATTTGTAAAAATGCTAACCTGGTCATCCGCTCTTATGGAAATATTCCGCTATATCTTGGCGGAATTTCAACGTATTGGCTATGGGCCAATTCTCGCGCAGTTATCTTGGACCATAACAAACAGGGTATACCCCTAGCCATTTGCTATTTGCTATGTTTAATTTTGCACTAATCATTATTTATGTATGCTAACTAATTAATTTTTATTTGCGCAGAGATGCAGCTCAAAGATGTTGGGAAAATGGAAGACGTGAGCCACTTCCTTGCGGCACGCGTCTCCACAACAAATCCTGACGGCACTGCGTATGAACCAATTGTGAACCACGATGTACTTCCAGTTGACAAGGAAAAGCGCAAAGCGAATGACGCTAGTCCAAGCATGCGCAAGAGAAAGAAAATTGTTTCAACCGATCAAGAATATAAAGCTTCTCACCATGAGTCCAACCCGCAATCCCACCATGACGAAACTGATGAAATCAGTTTGAAAAACCTCCATGATAGTATGTTCTATTAACCCATTTCTTTTATGCGCAATTATTTCTACTTTTCTCTATTGTTTATACGCGTAATATTTACTTGCGCAGCGCATGATGTTGATCTCACAGAAGATGCAGATGAAGAGGAGCTTGACTTCAACCAAGAGAAGCTTGGCTCTCCCTACCTTCAACACAACCTGGATGTCAACTTATCTGCGTTATTCGATATTCCTCCCAATCTCACTAAATCAATCCGCATCGACCACTTTGCTGAGCATCTAGATGTTACTGCAGCTGCTGCCGCTGAACAGTTTGAGAAGATGTCCGCCATCATGCCTGATGATGTGCGCAGTGAATTTGCGAAGCTAACAATTGGTGGTTCTCGTAGTGCCCTTACCCAATAGGGTTACATGTTTATGTGTTCCTTGCTCAATCACCTACATTTTGAGCAAGATTATGAGAAAACGCTGCAAAATGAGTGTGTGAAACTGGAAGTTGAGAGATCCGTAGTTGTTGATTTAAAGAAGGGAAACTTTGAAATCTCTATTGAACTTCAGGCTGCCAAAGAAGCATCAAAAGATTTTGAGAAAAAACTTGCCGCGGAGACGACATAGAAAGAAACAATTGCTTCTGCTCTTGAGATTGCTAAGAGTAAACTGGCTAAGATTAGTGAAGAGCGCGTAAAGGCGCTAGAAGAGAAAGCAATAGCAGAGGCTAAATTAGTGAAGCTACAAGAACATCTCCCTGAACTCAGTAACAAGGTTCTTGACTCTCGCATTGTTACTGAGAAGTTTGAGACCTATGTGGTGTGCACCAAACTTCTCACGGCGTGCCAATTTTTTAAGAAGCTGAAGGCCGCCGTTCCAATTCCTGATACTCTTCCACAAGATGTGTCAAAGATGGTGTTCCCCTTAGAGGAAGCGCTTGCCGTGTATGATAATGCAAGCAATGCCATCGTCAGGATAGACATTCCAGAACTTGTGGAGATCAGCAAGAAGGAACATGTGGCGGTAGAAGAAATCATAGCGCTGAAGTTATGAATATGTTTTGCATGTAAAACTATGTACTTTGCTTTTAACTATGAAATAAAATCAAGTCTTTTTGCAATTTATCTTTATAATACTTCTATTATGTTTTTCATTATGACAACATCGTTTAGACAAACTGtcattgtgcacataacaaaattGTATACGCATCAATAATTCATTGCGCAATTCTCTGCGCGTAAAAGTTAAGTCATCTAAGCAGGCTATAAATCAATACTTAGGAAAAAATATCGTTAAAATTTACTTCGCATTGATTCTATAATGATGTATAAAGGCAAAAATGTTAAAACACACGTCTGCGTTTAACTTCTTAAGACCTCCATTGCACTAGAATTCTTTATTTCAATAATTTGCCAAAAGTACAAGTAAGAGATTAaacttgtttccaaagtttacaaaacTTCGCTGAAAATTACAATACACTATAGCGAAAATTATGTActtagaatattttcataacaaatcTTAGTTGCCTTTCTATGCATAATAACGTTTTAACAATGTTGCGTACCATACATTCGGAAGACGCCTTCCATGAACATCCGCTAACTTGTATGATCCAACGCCATTAATAGCGACAACTAGATATGGTTCTTCCCAATTAGGGCATAGTATTCCTATGTTTTCTGCGCGACTAGCCTCATTATTACGTGATACCCATTCTCCCATGCTGAAAGTTAAAGCACGCACACGCTTATTGTGATATTTTTCAATTTGCTGCTTATTATTTGCTTCGTGTATTGCAGCGACTATTCTTCGCTCTTCAATTAAATTGAGGTTTTCACGCAATTTCTCCTCATTAGTTTCTTCGTGGAAACTTTCAATTCGATGCGTTGAGATGCTGATTTCAGTAGGTTTTATTGCCTCTGAGCCATAAACAAGACTAAACGGGGTTTAGCCTGTACTCTTCTTAAAAGTTGTACGATGCGCCCAAAAGTACATTAGACAACTCATTGACCCATCTTGCGCTGTCTTTCCCCAAACGCTTTTTTGTCCCATATACAATATCCCTATTCGATACTTCGCACAAACCATTAGCTTGAGGATGAGCAACTGAAGTAAACCGCTGTATTATTTTCAATTCTTCGCACCAGCTCTTGAACGGATCATTTGCAAACTGCGCACcattatcactaacgatttcgcGTGGAATGCTAAATCTGtaaacaatgtattcccatacaaaattacGCACATGTACGCCAGTAATTTCCCTTAGCGCTTTTGATTTTACCAACTTCGTGAAGTAGTCAACAGGAACCACACAAAAATTTAACATTGCCTACGCTTGCCTTGAATGACCCAACAATATCAATTGCCCACTTGTAAAATGGCCAAGGAGAATTAATAGGGATCATATCGTGCCTTGGTAACCTATTATTTGGCGCATGAATTTGGCAATATTTGCAGCTTTTGTTGCGCCTCAATGGGAGATATTAACTTTCGAATTGCTCTTAACGAAGTTTTTCGCGTATTGTCATCAAGCATACGCTTTCGCACGTTGCCATTTGCATTTTTGTTAAGGTTTTCTATCAAAGGATTATCAACGCGTTCTTCGGCGATGACAGTTTGATTGTTCGCGTTTGCATTTGAACTTTCAAACAAGTTATTTTCACAATTGAAGTTTCAGCATGTTCTTTGGCAGTTTCAACATTTGCCTTAAAATTGAACAAATTCGGATGTCGAAAATCATATTCATCCGATGCGGTAACGTTTTTTCTACTGCTTTGCAAATTTGGTGCTGCCGCCATTTCTTCTAATTAATTCCGAGTGCAATAAAGTTGGAAGTTGAAGCTTTTTTGAAGTTTAAAGATACTTTATGATCGTTTTCCATTCATTAAGAATGGTCAATCACCAAGTCCCTATCTTGATTATACCTTGTGAAATGTAGAGAGAAATTATATCGTATCTTGAGAATGTATCGGTTCAACAACCTTCAAATGAAGACACAAACCTCTTATTTATAGTTTTCGGATGATTGCGCGTTGTATTGTAGAAGCGCTATTCTTTACGGATTTACGCTATCTTTGTAATTTTATCTACGCGATAATCAAATATTGCGGTTTATATTTTATTATTCACGCAACTTTACAATTTATTTGCTTGTCCTTGCGCAATGTTTATAACATTGCGCatgttatgtgtatattatttataCGTATCATCAGATTTCACAATACATTGCATATGACATTTTTTATTGGTCCTTGTATTATCTCATATCATGATTTCTTGtatgtttaaaggtttttcaatgaGTTTTTCAGTAGGTGAATTTTTCAGTACTAGAGAGCAAAAGTAAAAAAGTCGATATTTGTATTTCATAACTTCTTAAACACTATTACAATTTTTTCCCCAAAGGTTACGAATTAAATAGCCTAGGATGGTATTTATAGCCTTTATCATACTATCTTTTACACTTAAGCTCTTATAAAGTACTCAACATAAaaagtaaaaatgataattctgaAATTCTCCCACTCAAGTCATTTTTATTCTTTTGGCTTCCTAAATTATACCTCCTTGTTTATTCTTGAGATAAAATTTGGTTAATCAACTGATAGTATACGTTTAACCTAAATTATATCCTTCCGTCTCAACTCTATTGTCCTCAAACAAAAAACGTACAACTTTATTTGTAAATATACTAACAGTTAAACTGATATATATAGCGTAAACATTTATCGCAGTTTAGTTAACCATTTTCTGTAGCAACGCGCGAGACAATTCTTACTCTTTATATAAAACATAAATGGGTTTTTACAAATTCGTCGACATTTGAACCAAGAGTATTTACAAGGTTtttgtttataattttttttttctttatgatTCCCTTTGAAAGTGGAGAAACAAAAACAAATTAAGTCacatcaacaacaataacaataaaatccaTCCGGTATACATGGGGTACGGGAAATAAGAGGAAGGTAAGATGTACACAATAATTCTCTTGTCTtaaaataaagagaagtcatttctccacccagagtggaaCACTCCAATAGTAGAGAAATCCTCCCTCTCAATCctctatagatagagagattgtttCCGAATGAATTTCCGACCAATAAGTAGGTAAAAAAAGTATAAGTCGTCACGAAAATTGTAAAATCAAATTTACATGGTTTTTAAGACCTAACTGAAATTCAATTTGAACTCTAAGCGGCAATCAAatcgtcaataaatcgacgcttatTGTTGAATCGAATAATTGGGCCAGTCAAGTCGTCAGTAAACTCAATCCCACAAAATAAATCACATCCGCTTTCTAAATAGTGTTGATAAAAAATGTTTAGATTAATCCACCACAAATATGAGTTATAAATTTATGCATTATAAGTTTTAAATGCATAAGTTTAATAAAGTTATCAAATTGCTTAACTAATAATATAATATCATTACCCTTTTCTATTTCTATATTACCTTTTATTTCAAAATTGATCTTAGTACTGCTATAATTAAAAGGAAGATACATGCAGATCAAGTTATGCTAGGTAACACTACCGTCAAAAAGATGATAAGATTTGTTAATCGATCGGACCAACAAGTTCTACAACAAACATGTTGTTAACGTGTATTTAGTACGGACAAATAATTAGGGAGCatctaatgatacgcataatgatccgtctcaaaacaaGCAAACATCCCGAAAAGGATCTTACCCGGCACCGACCGTCCCGGAAGACGGACCCTTTCCCAACATTCATCTGGCATCATCTCAGCAACTTTACCAAGCCGAACGAATGGCTAGACTGAGAGCCCGGATGACATACACGTAACCGGCATCATGTAGCCAGTCATGATGAttataaccgtgaagaaacacttggaataaataAAAAGCAAAACCTTTCCGGCTAaactgagagcaccgtgatgccttaaccgGAACCAACATGCCACCGGTACCGTCACCACTTCCCGGTTCGGTATTCCAACCCGACATAAAGCCACCTTCCCGGGTCAAACACGCCGTCCCAGAGAAAGTGCACTATCCCGAAACAGACACTTCATCTCGGAACAAGCAtacaagcaagttgcatgccacgtcagcccacgaatctagaaaagtttgttaggatctgctcgattattcccatgaaaaggacaggtgccacgtcacccctcggaattggcaaagtttgttacaaccataaaagggacatgtgccacgtcatcattccctcacaACATCTATAAATACGCTGACAAGATCATTCATTCACACGAGACTGGATGCAACAATGTTACTCTGCTCAAGTTAATTACGATAGCATTACTCCAGTCACTAAC of the Rutidosis leptorrhynchoides isolate AG116_Rl617_1_P2 chromosome 5, CSIRO_AGI_Rlap_v1, whole genome shotgun sequence genome contains:
- the LOC139849588 gene encoding uncharacterized protein produces the protein MAAAPNLQSSRKNVTASDEYDFRHPNLFNFKANVETAKEHAETSIVKITCLKVQMQTRTIKLSSPKNAFSIPREIVSDNGAQFANDPFKSWCEELKIIQRFTSVAHPQANGLCEVSNRDIVYGTKKRLGKDSARWVNELSNAIKPTEISISTHRIESFHEETNEEKLRENLNLIEERRIVAAIHEANNKQQIEKYHNKRVRALTFSMGEWVSRNNEASRAENIGILCPNWEEPYLVVAINGVGSYKLADVHGRRLPNVWYATLLKRYYA